From one Musa acuminata AAA Group cultivar baxijiao chromosome BXJ2-6, Cavendish_Baxijiao_AAA, whole genome shotgun sequence genomic stretch:
- the LOC135615108 gene encoding lactoylglutathione lyase-like produces MASSTGEETVSSENVLEWAQKDKHRFLHAVYRVGDLERTIKFYTECFGMKLLRKRDIPEEKYSNAFLGFGPEDSHFVVELTYNYGVDKYDIGTGFGHFAIASEDVYKLVEDIRAKGGKITRDPGPVKGGTTVIAFVQDPDGYTFELIQRGPTPEPLCQIMLRVGDLERSIKFYEKACGMKLLRSKDNPDYKYTIAMMGYAEENESTVLELTYNYGVTEYTKGNGYAQVAISTEDVYRSAAVVDLVTKELGGKITRQPGPIPGINTKITSFLDPDGWKVVLVDHSDFLKELEV; encoded by the exons ATGGCATCCAGCACAGGAGAAGAGACTGTTTCTAGTGAGAATGTACTTGAATGGGCTCAGAAAGACAAGCACCGATTCCTACATGCTGTTTATCGTGTTGGAGATTTAGAGCGTACAATAAA GTTTTATACTGAATGCTTTGGAATGAAACTGCTCCGGAAAAGAGACATTCCTGAAGAGAAATATTCAAATGCATTTCTTGGCTTTGGTCCTGAAGATTCTCATTTTGTGGTTGAGTTGACATATA ATTATGgagtggataagtatgatattggCACAGGCTTTGGGCATTTTGCTATTGCATCAGAAGAT GTTTATAAATTGGTTGAAGATATCAGGGCTAAGGGTGGTAAGATTACACGTGATCCAGGTCCTGTTAAAGGGGGGACAACAGTTATAGCTTTTGTTCAAGACCCTGATGGTTATACATTTGAGCTTATTCAAAGAGGCCCCACACCTGAGCCTCTTTGCCAAATTATGCTTCGCGTAGGTGACTTGGAAAGGTCCATCAAGTTTTACGAGAAG GCTTGTGGGATGAAGTTATTGAGGTCAAAAGACAATCCTGACTACAAG TATACTATTGCCATGATGGGTTACGCTGAAGAAAATGAATCAACAGTTCTTGAGTTGACATACAACTATGGTGTGACGGAGTACACGAAAGGCAATGGATATGCTCAG GTTGCTATTAGTACTGAAGATGTTTATAGAAGTGCTGCTGTTGTTGATTTGGTTACAAAAGAGCTAGGAGGAAAAATCACCAGGCAACCAGGACCAATTCCAGGAATCAACACCAAAATTACTTCTTTCCTGGACCCAGATGGTTGGAAAGTG GTTCTGGTGGACCATTCAGACTTCCTCAAGGAGCTTGAGGTGTGA